The Pan paniscus chromosome 1, NHGRI_mPanPan1-v2.0_pri, whole genome shotgun sequence genome has a segment encoding these proteins:
- the LOC117975185 gene encoding histone H4 translates to MSGRGKGGKGLGKGGAKRHRKVLRDNIQGITKPAIRRLARRGGVKRISGLIYEETRGVLKVFLENVIRDAVTYTEHAKRKTVTAMDVVYALKRQGRTLYGFGG, encoded by the coding sequence ATGTCCGGCAGAGGAAAGGGCGGAAAAGGCTTAGGCAAAGGGGGCGCTAAGCGCCACCGCAAGGTCTTGAGAGACAACATTCAGGGCATCACCAAGCCTGCCATTCGGCGTCTAGCTCGGCGTGGCGGCGTTAAGCGGATCTCTGGCCTCATTTACGAGGAGACCCGCGGTGTGCTGAAGGTGTTCCTGGAGAATGTGATTCGGGACGCAGTCACCTACACCGAGCACGCCAAGCGCAAGACCGTCACAGCCATGGATGTGGTGTACGCGCTCAAGCGCCAGGGGCGCACCCTGTACGGCTTCGGAGGCTAG